The following are encoded together in the Girardinichthys multiradiatus isolate DD_20200921_A chromosome X, DD_fGirMul_XY1, whole genome shotgun sequence genome:
- the LOC124863319 gene encoding homeobox protein Dlx4a-like, whose product MTMSSLSDALVSADPSKSAFLEFGGHGYPGHQQPSSGLAHNHYPVHGLHAVGGPAQHDGPFSAGASSYGRSLGYSPYHAPVSAHHPGYLSYQHGGHSGALGHTRLEDTEHEKPTAVIENGEVRLNGKGKKIRKPRTIYSSLQLQVLNQRFQQTQYLALPERADLAAKLGLTQTQVKIWFQNKRSKYKKIMKNGPCGPEGDHLAPPPQSSSSPCSLWDISMAAKGAPVHSGGYMNNFGHWYSGHQQDTMPRTQMM is encoded by the exons ATGACTATGAGCTCTTTATCGGACGCATTAGTCTCGGCTGACCCGTCAAAGTCGGCGTTTTTGGAGTTTGGCGGCCACGGCTACCCCGGACATCAGCAGCCGTCCTCGGGCCTGGCCCACAATCATTACCCGGTCCACGGTCTGCACGCCGTCGGGGGGCCCGCGCAGCACGACGGGCCTTTCTCGGCCGGAGCATCTTCGTACGGCCGCTCGCTGGGCTACTCGCCGTACCACGCTCCTGTGAGCGCGCACCATCCCGGTTACCTGTCCTACCAGCACGGGGGTCACAGCGGCGCGCTTGGCCATACGAGACTAGAAGACACTG AACATGAAAAGCCCACAGCGGTGATAGAGAACGGGGAGGTGAGGCTGAATGGGAAGGGGAAGAAGATAAGAAAGCCTCGGACCATCTACTCCAGTTTGCAGCTCCAGGTGCTCAACCAGCGCTTCCAGCAGACGCAGTACCTCGCCTTGCCCGAGAGGGCCGACCTTGCAGCTAAACTAGGCCTGACACAGACCCAG GTGAAAATatggttccaaaacaaacggTCCAAGTACAAAAAGATAATGAAGAATGGGCCTTGTGGACCTGAGGGAGATCACCTTGCCCCACCACCACAATCTTCCTCCTCTCCATGTTCTCTGTGGGACATCAGTATGGCTGCCAAAGGTGCGCCAGTGCACTCAGGAGGATACATGAACAATTTTGGACACTGGTATTCTGGACATCAGCAGGACACCATGCCAAGGACTCAGATGATGTGA